The genome window CTTAATACTTAACACTTATCACTAACGTTGAACGTAGAACTATTATACCTGGGGGCTGTTTTTATTTTAGTTGCAATCAGCTCCTACGCAAATATTATCTTTGTTATTCTCTATAAATTTATCCCCGATTCCTTTGACATTTTTTAATTCGTCAATAGACGCAAAAGGTTTTACTTTTCTTGCTTCAATTATCATTTCGGCCTTTTTCTCTCCAAGCCCTTTTAACTGCACCAGCTCTTCTTTAGATGCGGTATTTATATTTATTTTTGCCAAAGCAAAACTTGTGAT of Deferrivibrio essentukiensis contains these proteins:
- a CDS encoding ComEA family DNA-binding protein, producing the protein MKNLILTILFVILITSFALAKININTASKEELVQLKGLGEKKAEMIIEARKVKPFASIDELKNVKGIGDKFIENNKDNICVGADCN